The window ACCAGACTCTTGAGCAACCTGGTATTTAAATTTTGGGTCAATATCGCTCATAATCCCCCTTCAAATTTTTTATCAGCTACCGAAACAGTAAATGTTTTTCGATTTTTTTCAAAAGTGTTTGCGTATCCACCGGTTTATCAATGAAATCATCTGCAAGGTGGTCAATGGCAATGTCCACCGCGTATTCTGGTTTTGATAATTGCTGTCCGATTGCGGTAAGCATTATTATCGGAATGGGACGGGTCTGAGGATTTTTTCGCAATTCATAGCAAACCGTGTAGCCATCCTTGCCCGGCATAATGACATCCAGAAATATCAAATCGGGATTCTCGCTCTTTGCCTTTTGAATGCCCTCTTCACCATCACGTGCAGTAATAACCTCAAAGCGGTTTGCCTCTAATATCTGTTTGGTGGCGTCAAGGAAATCCGGATCATCATCAACAAGGAGAATCTTGGGACGCCCAGTCTCTGCTTTCGGTTTTGGCTGGGAAGCAGTAAGGAGAAATCTCACCTTCTCCAAAAGCAATTCTGGACTTGCAGGTTTTTCAATATAGGCATCAGCCTTGTGTTGAATACCAATGTTTTTAGGATAGGTTGCTGACTCAGCACCGATTGCGGTAAAAAGGATTACCGGAATATTCTGTA is drawn from candidate division WOR-3 bacterium and contains these coding sequences:
- a CDS encoding response regulator, translated to MRKIRILFIDDDKDFIEANQVILNNAGYEVITAFDGHTGLKKAMNEKPDLIILDVILPDINGFSVCREIKENPDLQNIPVILFTAIGAESATYPKNIGIQHKADAYIEKPASPELLLEKVRFLLTASQPKPKAETGRPKILLVDDDPDFLDATKQILEANRFEVITARDGEEGIQKAKSENPDLIFLDVIMPGKDGYTVCYELRKNPQTRPIPIIMLTAIGQQLSKPEYAVDIAIDHLADDFIDKPVDTQTLLKKIEKHLLFR